A region of the Thioploca ingrica genome:
CGCAACCGCTTTAGAACAACTGATGCAACGTGAATCCGGACATCGACTGATTTCACTTGATCCCAATATCAGACCCAATATCATTACTGATAAAATCGCTTATAGTCAGCGATTAGAAAATTGGCTGAAATCAGTCGATATTATTCGGGTCAGTGTTGCAGATTTAAATTGGCTTTATCCCAAAGTAAATCCCGAAACGATTATAGAACAGTGGTTAAATCTCGGTCCGAATTTAGGCATTCTCACCTTGGGCAGTCAAGGCGCTAAAGCTTATACTCGTGCTGGCGTGACCGTTTGGGCTCTGGCACCGGCAATTCAAGTCGTTGATACCGTTGGTGCTGGCGATAGTTTCCTCGCCGCTGTTCTGGCTTACCTTGATGAGCAAAATATTTTAACTACTCGAACACAGCTAATGAATGTATCAGCCAACCAGTTAACGGCTTGTTTAAATTATGCCAATCACGCCGCAGCGATTAATTGCTTGCGTGTCGGTACTGATCCGGCTCGTAAAAGTGAATTAGTTTAATTAATCACTTTACGCCAAAATAGAGTAAAAACGTCTGCTCATAGGTAGCAAGTAGTCAACCTACCCGTTCGTAAATTAGAAAATCAAACGAGTGTCATCCGCCGAGTTGAGGAGAGTATTTGAGCAAAGCCAGACACTGACGAGAACGACAGGAAGTGTTGGCACGATGACCATAGACAGCAGAGCAAAACAATGTTCTCTCAAGACTCCCAACCAATATTATCGTGACCGGGTCACTGCCATTCAGTTAAAAATTTCCCCCTTTAGTTGTTAATTCCTTCATTTCCCCCTAACACCATCGCCATTGAGTTCGTGCCCTACATGAGTTTCAATGAGTTATATTTTATTCAGTTTAAATATTGGTATAAATATTGCCAAAATTACTGTAATTTCGACATAACCGGGGTTAACCTTATTAGTTAGGCTATGATTTCTAAACAAAAAATTTTATAATGAATAATATACAAGAAAAAATTTGGAGTCATGATTGGTTTATTAGCTTGATTATCGGTATTATTTTATTCATCATGGCTCAACTTAATTTATTACAACCAATCGAACAAGCCCTCTATGACGCTCACATCCGCTGGTTCAACCGAGCAGCAGGGGATAAAGTGGCTGTTATTGCTATTGATGAGCGTAGCTTGGCACAATTAGGTGATTGGCCTTGGTCACGAACCACTTTGGCACAATTAATCGACTTATTATCACCACAAGCACAGGTTATCGGTACAACCCTCCCATTTAATCATTTCCAAACCGAGCGAGGTCTAGTTTATTTCGATGAATTAGTTAAGTTTTATACTCATTCCAAGTTACTTAACCCCTTACCAAAACAATTAGAACAGTTAAATACTTTTTTTAAAAAATTAAGTGAATTACGTACTCGTCAAAGTAATAAACAATTTATTAAAGATATCGATGAATTTTATAGAAATTCTCTATTTCCTCATGAATTAGCGGATACTTTAACTACATTTGAAGATAAGTTACAAGCGATTCGCATTGATTTAGAAAGTGATCAACAACTGGCCACCAGTTTTAAAGCCGCCGGCCAAGTTGTCTTGGGGATGCCTTTTACTTTAGCTCAAACTAATTATGAGGAACCAGGGCCTGATTTACCGAATTATATCACCCAATACCGTCTTAAAAATATTCGCGATCAATTTGAGCAATATAATTTAACCCCGCAACCACCCACGGCAATTAATGCGAGTTCACCGTTAGCCATTTTTAGTGAAAATACGACCGGAATAGGTTATTTCAATGCCGAGCAACTCACTAATCCACGTCAAATACCGCTAGTCATTAAATATAACCAAGCTTATTTTCCCTCACTCCCTTTGTTACTGGCTGCTAAAAGTCTACACTTAGATAATAACCAAATTGAAATTAGCTTAGGTAAAGGGATACGTTTAGAAAAATTAACCGTTAAAACTGAACCGTCTTTACAGATAAGGCCTTTTTTCTATCGTCATACACCTCCGCCGGACTCATTTGTTGATGTGTTAACTGGACGGGTTCCAATCCAAAAATATCAAGGCAAGATCGTGTTACTTGGCATAACAGTACGTCATTATACTCCATTTCACTCCACCCCGATCGGTGAAATACCCTCCATTTTGGTTTTAGCGCATACTTTAAGAAGTCTACTTAACCAAGATTTTTTTACAATTCCTCAATGGGCGACTGGGTTACAAATTAGCCTATTGCTTCTAGTTACTGCCAATGTTGGTTTATTATTGCCTCATTTAAGGCGACGGCAAGCTTTGATTATGGGTCTTGGATTGATGGGAGTACTTTATCTACTCTATTTTAGTCTGTTAAATCAAGGGTTATTGGTACAATTAATGCATGGAATTTTGCTAGTACCCTGTGGATATCTTGCTTTACAAATTAAACAGGGAATTATAGCTTATCAAGATGCTTTTCGCTCACATCCTGATGCCGTTGAAAGTAATCGTTTACTCGGGCTAGCTTTCCAGGGACAAGGACAGTTAGATATGGCATTTGAAAAGTTCCGGTTATGTCCACCTGATAATGCAATTATGGGGCTACTTTATAATCTAGCACTGGATTATGAACGGAAACGTCAATGGAGACGCGCTAGTGCAGTCTACCGTTATATGCTTAACCATATTCCTCACTTTCGTGATATAGAACAACGTTTAGAACGATTAAATCGCTTAAGAAAACCTCGGTTATCAAGGGGAGCTATCAATGATTGGTTGTCACCGGAAGACAATAATGACAAACCGATTTTAGGACGTTATCAAATAGAAAAGCTTTTAGGTAAAGGTGCTATGGGTACAGTCTATCTCGGTAAAGATTCAAAATTGAATCGGTTAGTAGCCATTAAAACTCTACCCTTATCACAAGAATTTGAGGCGGAGGGATTACAAGAAGCGACTATCCGATTTTTTCGCGAAGCGGCAGCCGCCGGACGATTAAAACATCCTAATATTGTTTCTATTTACGATGCAGGAGAAGAACAAGACCTCGCATTCATTTCAATGGAATTTTTTAAAGGGGGTAATTTAGTTCCTTATACACAATCAGATAATTTGTTAGCCATTCCCGCAGTTGTTAAAATAGGAGTCTATATAGCAGAAGCTTTAGATTATGCGCATAGTCAAGGTGTAGTCCATCGAGACATTAAACCAGCTAACATCATGTATAATCCAGCGACTGATCAAATTAAAATGACTGATTTTGGAATTGCTCGCATCACTGACTCAAATAAAACCAAGACTGGTATTATTTTAGGAACACCTTCATATATGTCACCAGAGCAATTGGCTGGTAAATCACTTGACGGACGGACTGATTTATTTTCTTTAGGTGTCATGTTATATCAGCTATTAACCGGCATATTACCGTTTCAAGCTGATTCAATGGCGACTTTAATGTTTAAAATTGCCAATGAACCTCATCCGGATATTATTAGCATTCGTCCCGATATCCCACCTTGTTTAAAACAAGTCGTCGATATCGCTTTACAAAAAAATGCTCAAGATCGTTACCAAAATGGTGCACAATTGGCTCAAGCATTGCGTGATTGCGGCAATCTTAATGAGGATTAGCATGCGTATCAAAATCATTGGTCTTTCAGACACGGGACAAGTTCGTGAACATAATGAAGACTGCATTGCCAGTGATGAATCTTTAGATCTAGTAATACTTGCTGACGGTATGGGTGGATGTCAAGCCGGTGAGGTGGCTAGTGCGATGGCAGTTAAAACCATTTTGCAAGAACTAAGAGGACTTCTAAAAACCTTATTTCGTAACCAGCGTCATGCTCAACAACGCTATCATTATGCCACCATCCAACTAGAGCAAGCGATACTGAAAGCAAATCAGGTCATTTATGAAGCATCGGCGCAGCAAACCCGTTACCAAGGCATGGGTACAACCATTGTGGCGGCTTTGTTTAATAAGCGTTTTGTCAGTATTGCACATGTCGGTGATTCACGCTTGTATCGGCTTCGCGGCGATGAGTTTCGCCAACTCACTAAAGATCATACGGTGGTACAAGATTTAATTGATGCGGGTCTATTAAATTCGGAGCAAGCTCGTTATGATGCGCGTAAACATTGGGTAACTAGGGCATTGGGTATCGATAAACAAGTCAAAGTGGATATTCAGGAACAAAATACTTCGGCTCAAGATATTTATTTATTATGTTCTGATGGTTTAAGTGATATGTTGGACGATACGGAGATACAGGTCATTCTCAAGAGAACTAACCGTTCACTAGAATCATCGGCACGATTATTGATAGAAATGGCTAATAAGAAAGGTGGTGACGACAATATTTCTCTCATTTTAGTTCGTCCCCTCCCGCTACAAAAAAGTTGGTTACAACGATTATTCAGGGGTTAAGGTAACCATCCTCAGTAACAACTTATTTGTTAAATATAGTATTTTCCATGCAAAATACCTTAAGAAAAATAGCAAATTGGCTAATATCTTTTATCCATGACCCATTAATTATACCAAGGATTATTACTAAAAATGGTACCCTCTTTTTCGCTCAAGCACGATGTGATTGCCATAACCCGTTTGGAGAGGTCTAGCATGGGTGTAGAAATTATCAGTCGCTCTGACACTGGACGAATTCGTGATCATAATGAAGATTGTATTGCGAGTGATGAATCTTTGGGGTTAGCCATTGTTGCCGATGGGATGGGCGGATATCAAGCCGGTGAAGTAGCCAGTCAAATAGCAGTGAATACGATTAGAGAACAATTAGATACCCCGCTGAAAACCTTACCTCGTATCAAACGTCATGCCAATCACAGTTTGCATTCCACTACCGTGTTACTTGAACAAGCTATTCTTAAAGCGAATCAGGTGATTTACGAAACCGCTGAACGACAAATCCAATATCAAGGGATGGGAACTACCGTGGTAGCAGCGGTGTTTCATCGTAACTTTATTAGTGTCGCTCATGTTGGCGACTCACGGTTATATCGACTTCGTGGTAGAGATTTTCGTCAAATTACCAAAGATCATTCGGTTAGACAGGAATTGATTGATTGTGGTTATTATACCCCAGAACAGGCTCGTCATTCGCCTAATAAAAATTTAGTCACGCGAGCACTGGGGGTTGGAACTAAAGTCAATGTTGAGATTCAAGAGTGCAACTTATTGCCTAAAGATATTTATTT
Encoded here:
- a CDS encoding PfkB domain-containing protein, which codes for MILSCGEALIDWVPMGEGYRPCPGGSPYNIAIALGRLETAVGFLGKISTDFFGEMLVNNLINNQVDTRYIIRANGLTTLGIVSLPSQYQEPQFLFYANDSVDRNLTITELPAQFPPEVKVLHFGSISLVLEPGATALEQLMQRESGHRLISLDPNIRPNIITDKIAYSQRLENWLKSVDIIRVSVADLNWLYPKVNPETIIEQWLNLGPNLGILTLGSQGAKAYTRAGVTVWALAPAIQVVDTVGAGDSFLAAVLAYLDEQNILTTRTQLMNVSANQLTACLNYANHAAAINCLRVGTDPARKSELV
- a CDS encoding protein kinase family protein, with amino-acid sequence MNNIQEKIWSHDWFISLIIGIILFIMAQLNLLQPIEQALYDAHIRWFNRAAGDKVAVIAIDERSLAQLGDWPWSRTTLAQLIDLLSPQAQVIGTTLPFNHFQTERGLVYFDELVKFYTHSKLLNPLPKQLEQLNTFFKKLSELRTRQSNKQFIKDIDEFYRNSLFPHELADTLTTFEDKLQAIRIDLESDQQLATSFKAAGQVVLGMPFTLAQTNYEEPGPDLPNYITQYRLKNIRDQFEQYNLTPQPPTAINASSPLAIFSENTTGIGYFNAEQLTNPRQIPLVIKYNQAYFPSLPLLLAAKSLHLDNNQIEISLGKGIRLEKLTVKTEPSLQIRPFFYRHTPPPDSFVDVLTGRVPIQKYQGKIVLLGITVRHYTPFHSTPIGEIPSILVLAHTLRSLLNQDFFTIPQWATGLQISLLLLVTANVGLLLPHLRRRQALIMGLGLMGVLYLLYFSLLNQGLLVQLMHGILLVPCGYLALQIKQGIIAYQDAFRSHPDAVESNRLLGLAFQGQGQLDMAFEKFRLCPPDNAIMGLLYNLALDYERKRQWRRASAVYRYMLNHIPHFRDIEQRLERLNRLRKPRLSRGAINDWLSPEDNNDKPILGRYQIEKLLGKGAMGTVYLGKDSKLNRLVAIKTLPLSQEFEAEGLQEATIRFFREAAAAGRLKHPNIVSIYDAGEEQDLAFISMEFFKGGNLVPYTQSDNLLAIPAVVKIGVYIAEALDYAHSQGVVHRDIKPANIMYNPATDQIKMTDFGIARITDSNKTKTGIILGTPSYMSPEQLAGKSLDGRTDLFSLGVMLYQLLTGILPFQADSMATLMFKIANEPHPDIISIRPDIPPCLKQVVDIALQKNAQDRYQNGAQLAQALRDCGNLNED
- a CDS encoding protein phosphatase 2C-like protein, whose translation is MRIKIIGLSDTGQVREHNEDCIASDESLDLVILADGMGGCQAGEVASAMAVKTILQELRGLLKTLFRNQRHAQQRYHYATIQLEQAILKANQVIYEASAQQTRYQGMGTTIVAALFNKRFVSIAHVGDSRLYRLRGDEFRQLTKDHTVVQDLIDAGLLNSEQARYDARKHWVTRALGIDKQVKVDIQEQNTSAQDIYLLCSDGLSDMLDDTEIQVILKRTNRSLESSARLLIEMANKKGGDDNISLILVRPLPLQKSWLQRLFRG
- a CDS encoding protein phosphatase 2C-like protein, whose product is MGVEIISRSDTGRIRDHNEDCIASDESLGLAIVADGMGGYQAGEVASQIAVNTIREQLDTPLKTLPRIKRHANHSLHSTTVLLEQAILKANQVIYETAERQIQYQGMGTTVVAAVFHRNFISVAHVGDSRLYRLRGRDFRQITKDHSVRQELIDCGYYTPEQARHSPNKNLVTRALGVGTKVNVEIQECNLLPKDIYLLCSDGLNDMLDDQEIYAILSNSEYSLEESAQLLIDTANDKGGEDNISLILVRPSLMVIKPKGWLQRLLSW